From the genome of Candidatus Hydrogenedentota bacterium, one region includes:
- the rph gene encoding ribonuclease PH, which yields MRVDNRRNNELRSVTIERGYTKHAAGSVLVSFGDTRVLCTAMLEERVPPFLRDTGKGWVTAEYAMLPASSSERISRDSNKKGRALEISRLIGRSLRCVTDLQALGERQIIIDCDVLQADGGTRTAAITGAYVALDDALESLVQDRKLAVKPSLMQCAAVSVGLVGGEPLLDLCYTEDSSAEVDMNLVMQGDGRFIEIQGCAEGQAFSRETFDAFLTLGEQGIRELFAIQNRALGRA from the coding sequence ATGCGCGTCGACAACCGCCGTAACAATGAGCTGCGCTCAGTAACCATCGAGCGCGGCTATACGAAGCATGCCGCCGGTTCCGTGTTGGTGTCGTTTGGCGATACCCGCGTCTTGTGTACCGCCATGCTTGAGGAGCGCGTGCCTCCGTTTCTCCGCGACACCGGAAAGGGCTGGGTGACCGCCGAGTATGCGATGTTGCCCGCGTCCTCGTCGGAACGGATTTCGCGCGATTCGAACAAGAAGGGCCGCGCGCTCGAGATCAGCCGTCTCATTGGCAGAAGCTTGCGATGTGTCACCGATCTGCAGGCCCTGGGAGAACGCCAAATCATCATCGATTGCGACGTGCTCCAAGCCGACGGCGGTACGCGGACCGCAGCGATCACCGGCGCGTACGTGGCGCTCGACGATGCACTCGAATCGCTCGTCCAGGATCGTAAACTTGCCGTGAAACCGTCCTTGATGCAATGCGCGGCGGTCAGCGTCGGACTTGTCGGCGGGGAACCCCTGTTGGACCTGTGCTACACCGAAGATTCAAGCGCGGAAGTGGACATGAATCTCGTGATGCAGGGCGACGGCCGTTTCATCGAGATCCAGGGCTGTGCCGAGGGTCAAGCCTTTTCTCGAGAGACATTCGACGCGTTTCTCACCTTGGGCGAGCAAGGTATTCGCGAACTGTTCGCGATCCAGAATCGCGCGCTTGGCCGTGCTTAA
- a CDS encoding S41 family peptidase produces the protein MRNHRSQFLGLLCFLTLTALLLSNGFVARIRAQEKVDVFEQINPIGVVLEEIMKNYVEEPDIDKVVEGALTGMMNSLDDHSSYIPPTIYEQIIDDTEGEFDGIGIKIQLDEDKNISVFQPMAGSPAAKAGMMGGDLLLKIDDISTKGMSLDEAAKLIRGPRGTIVHLKVLRRSEDENTPPQFLDLDVTRDKIPLESILESRVLEGGIGYIRVSDFKKTTAHELAERIGTLEKEGMKSLVLDLRWNPGGLLTAAKEVSELFLPKNSLVTYTKGRVGDDGKVNDELTLFTEKEPVLPMQFPIIILVNDQTASSSEIVTGALQFHKRALILGEKTYGKGSVQTIIPLATPKNSALRLTTALYYTPAHVTINKHGILPDIEDVVSTEDAVKLYLQMRDSFRDDPAKQNQQNHGAVTGNEMKEGVVEDEQLRKAVEILKEDSVWENLIAKYHKDTKLTQVAATPADATKAAEDPNVQNVAPQGEAVPQ, from the coding sequence ATGAGGAATCACCGGTCGCAGTTTCTGGGTCTTTTGTGCTTCCTGACCCTGACGGCATTGCTGTTGTCGAACGGGTTCGTGGCACGAATCCGGGCGCAAGAGAAGGTCGACGTTTTCGAGCAGATTAACCCGATAGGGGTCGTGCTTGAAGAGATTATGAAGAACTACGTCGAGGAGCCGGACATCGACAAGGTGGTCGAAGGCGCCCTCACGGGTATGATGAACTCCCTCGACGACCACAGTTCCTATATTCCCCCAACGATTTACGAACAAATCATCGACGACACGGAAGGGGAATTCGACGGTATCGGCATCAAGATCCAGTTGGATGAGGATAAGAACATCTCTGTCTTCCAGCCGATGGCCGGATCGCCCGCCGCGAAGGCCGGCATGATGGGCGGCGACCTCTTGCTGAAGATCGACGATATCTCGACCAAGGGCATGAGCTTGGATGAGGCTGCCAAGCTTATCCGCGGACCTCGCGGGACGATTGTGCACCTGAAAGTGCTGCGCCGCTCCGAGGATGAGAACACGCCCCCGCAATTCTTGGACCTGGACGTAACCCGCGACAAGATCCCCCTGGAGAGTATCCTTGAGTCGCGCGTTCTTGAAGGCGGGATTGGCTACATTCGCGTCAGCGATTTCAAGAAGACCACGGCGCATGAACTGGCCGAGCGTATCGGTACGCTCGAGAAAGAGGGGATGAAGTCCCTCGTGCTCGACTTGCGCTGGAACCCAGGCGGTCTGCTCACGGCGGCGAAGGAAGTCTCGGAGCTGTTCCTCCCGAAGAATTCGCTTGTCACGTACACCAAAGGGCGAGTCGGTGATGACGGCAAGGTGAACGACGAGCTCACGCTGTTCACGGAGAAGGAGCCGGTGCTCCCGATGCAGTTCCCGATCATCATCCTGGTCAATGACCAGACGGCCAGTTCTTCGGAAATCGTTACGGGTGCGCTTCAGTTCCACAAACGGGCGTTGATCCTGGGCGAGAAGACGTATGGCAAGGGCAGCGTGCAGACCATCATCCCGCTGGCCACGCCCAAGAACAGCGCCCTCAGGTTGACGACCGCGTTGTACTACACGCCGGCGCATGTCACCATCAACAAGCACGGCATTCTGCCGGATATTGAAGACGTCGTGTCCACTGAGGACGCGGTGAAGCTCTATCTGCAAATGCGCGATTCGTTCCGGGATGATCCCGCCAAGCAGAACCAGCAGAACCACGGTGCGGTGACCGGCAACGAGATGAAGGAAGGGGTCGTCGAGGACGAGCAACTGCGGAAAGCGGTCGAGATCCTTAAGGAAGACTCCGTTTGGGAGAACCTGATCGCGAAGTATCATAAGGATACGAAGCTGACGCAGGTTGCGGCGACGCCCGCCGACGCGACGAAGGCCGCGGAAGACCCGAACGTGCAGAACGTCGCTCCGCAAGGCGAGGCTGTTCCTCAGTAA